One Acaryochloris marina S15 DNA segment encodes these proteins:
- a CDS encoding phosphoadenosine phosphosulfate reductase family protein, which yields MSATQMALPFQVPGASTLPDLSTYDRILVAFSGGKDSICCLLRLLELGVPKDRIELHHHLVDSMGHNLFDWPVTESYCRKFAQAFGLPIYMSWLEGGLEREMCRKDQPKAPTHFQTPNGEQISGGQGKPGTRCKFPAKTADLKTRWCSSYLKIDVLSTAIANQSRFNHARTLVVTGERAQESAARAKYQSFEPHRTDRRDSPKLRRHIDHWRPVHSYTSEQVWEMIQRWGVLAHPAYYLDWGRLSCQFCIFGSPNQWASNAAISPERTKRLHQYEQEFQHTIDNKLSIPDMADKGTAYAAIHQNPDQLRLALSNEYTAPILIDPNTWTLPAGAFGESAGPT from the coding sequence ATGAGTGCTACCCAAATGGCCTTGCCTTTCCAGGTGCCCGGTGCCTCGACCCTCCCCGATTTGTCCACCTATGATCGCATTCTCGTTGCCTTCTCCGGTGGTAAGGACTCTATCTGCTGTCTGTTGCGACTACTGGAGTTGGGCGTACCCAAAGACAGGATTGAATTGCATCATCATTTGGTCGATTCAATGGGCCACAACCTTTTCGACTGGCCTGTCACCGAGAGCTATTGCCGCAAGTTTGCCCAAGCCTTCGGCCTTCCCATTTATATGAGTTGGCTAGAAGGTGGGCTAGAACGCGAGATGTGCCGCAAGGACCAACCCAAAGCACCCACACACTTCCAGACTCCTAATGGTGAGCAAATATCTGGGGGGCAAGGCAAGCCCGGAACTCGGTGCAAGTTCCCAGCAAAGACCGCTGATCTCAAGACTCGGTGGTGTTCTTCCTATCTGAAGATTGATGTTCTCAGCACCGCCATTGCCAACCAATCCCGGTTCAACCATGCTCGAACTCTGGTGGTAACCGGAGAGCGGGCACAGGAGAGCGCAGCCAGAGCAAAGTACCAGAGCTTCGAGCCACACCGGACTGATAGGCGGGACAGCCCTAAACTCAGGCGACATATTGACCACTGGCGACCCGTCCACTCATATACGAGTGAGCAAGTCTGGGAGATGATTCAGCGCTGGGGAGTCCTGGCACATCCTGCCTACTACCTCGACTGGGGTCGGCTGAGCTGTCAGTTCTGCATTTTCGGCTCACCTAATCAGTGGGCTTCTAATGCGGCCATCTCGCCAGAGCGCACAAAGCGGTTGCACCAGTACGAGCAAGAGTTTCAACACACCATCGACAACAAGCTTTCCATCCCAGACATGGCCGATAAGGGAACGGCTTACGCTGCCATCCACCAGAATCCTGATCAGCTCCGGTTAGCCCTGAGCAATGAATACACAGCCCCGATCCTCATTGACCCGAATACCTGGACCCTGCCTGCTGGGGCATTTGGGGAGAGCGCAGGACCGACTTAA
- a CDS encoding transposase translates to MLPFVGIPNTIKQGMSAYRDLFPRQAGFEHVSRYLSGLLLSENKTLQGIHSQFVSTTEQPLSGRRAMHAGVFESPWEQEALMVRHRLQVSQHYDPRARVVISLDWTLGHHERSKQIFGVKRQYDYVDNCMSCYQTILTAVAANRVRQDGIGVAVQAAQWEAAELEYLKMTRQGEYETIAAAMERLSELVAYQHNRDAYQTRTELLSAMIEQIEGEGQFPTADYAFDAGVCAADLTTVIEGFGKHWVSELACNRSVLWFNQWTRIDAVAQQLRSTSGQSFRHYRIHQRNGEVKEIWAFSKVVRLKKIGRKRIVIVHETEDLNDTPRFLVTDALHWDVSRIAITWSYRWPCEVFHEFTKGICGLESAQLRNEDAVKRHIALSCLAQSLLQDAPVAGGTSEKFSFASKTPSIGQKLYGLTREVLHPLVQFCQSLFEQGQSVEQVVEVIMPA, encoded by the coding sequence ATGCTTCCTTTTGTCGGCATCCCCAACACGATTAAGCAGGGCATGAGCGCTTACCGCGACTTATTTCCTCGACAAGCCGGATTTGAGCATGTGAGCCGATACCTCAGTGGCTTACTACTCAGTGAGAACAAAACATTGCAAGGGATTCACAGTCAGTTTGTCTCGACAACCGAGCAGCCCCTTTCAGGTCGTCGAGCAATGCACGCCGGGGTGTTTGAATCGCCATGGGAGCAGGAGGCATTGATGGTGCGCCACCGTCTACAGGTATCACAGCATTATGACCCCAGAGCACGTGTAGTGATTAGCCTAGATTGGACACTGGGACATCACGAACGGAGCAAACAGATTTTTGGGGTCAAACGTCAGTACGATTATGTTGATAATTGCATGAGCTGTTATCAGACGATTCTGACCGCAGTGGCGGCAAATCGAGTGCGACAAGATGGGATAGGCGTCGCCGTGCAAGCGGCCCAGTGGGAAGCCGCAGAACTGGAGTATCTGAAGATGACCCGTCAAGGCGAGTATGAAACTATCGCAGCGGCGATGGAGCGATTGAGTGAGTTGGTGGCCTACCAGCATAATCGTGACGCCTATCAAACGCGAACGGAACTGCTGAGTGCCATGATTGAGCAAATTGAAGGGGAAGGGCAGTTTCCGACAGCGGATTATGCTTTTGATGCAGGCGTATGCGCAGCGGACTTAACGACCGTCATTGAAGGATTCGGCAAGCATTGGGTGAGTGAGCTGGCGTGTAATCGTTCCGTGCTTTGGTTCAACCAATGGACTCGCATTGACGCAGTGGCTCAACAACTTCGTAGCACCTCTGGCCAGTCGTTTCGGCACTACCGCATTCATCAACGCAATGGCGAAGTGAAGGAGATTTGGGCCTTTAGCAAAGTCGTACGCCTCAAAAAAATCGGACGCAAACGGATTGTCATTGTTCATGAAACGGAGGATTTGAATGATACCCCTCGCTTTTTAGTGACTGACGCGCTGCACTGGGATGTCTCGCGCATTGCCATCACCTGGAGCTATCGCTGGCCCTGTGAAGTTTTTCATGAGTTTACCAAAGGCATCTGTGGCCTGGAATCGGCTCAGCTACGCAACGAGGATGCGGTCAAACGCCACATCGCTTTAAGTTGTCTGGCGCAGTCGTTGCTCCAGGATGCGCCTGTCGCTGGGGGAACATCTGAAAAATTTAGCTTTGCAAGTAAAACGCCAAGCATTGGCCAGAAGCTCTACGGATTGACTCGTGAGGTTTTGCATCCGCTCGTACAGTTTTGTCAATCACTCTTTGAACAAGGCCAATCTGTCGAGCAAGTTGTGGAGGTGATAATGCCAGCCTAG